From Selenomonas sp. AB3002, one genomic window encodes:
- a CDS encoding LysR family transcriptional regulator codes for METDMAYICEVYRTGSFSQAARNLFMTQPALSIAVRRVEEAIGAPLFERGTQPLALTEAGKIYLRRLMEIKRIEEEMDRELKDYLNADTGELTIGGSQYFNAYILPTVLHRYNLSHPGIRLNILEDNSKIIDRWMAERTLDIGFHSAEIDTSIFHRQAVAKDEILLAIPRPLVPDDALSAGLTAQQTAAGLTREACSPLADISLFSGLPFLLLSESNQFRQRCLAICKEKKLQPTVRFCIEQLETSWHFARQGLGAAFITNLMIARAMDESLLYYKLDSPLAQRTFHALTRKQAFISRSMKDFIRAFSQKSFNVGITKAE; via the coding sequence ATGGAAACGGATATGGCCTACATCTGCGAAGTGTACCGCACAGGGAGTTTTTCCCAGGCAGCCCGCAATCTCTTCATGACCCAGCCCGCCCTTTCCATTGCCGTCAGGCGGGTGGAAGAGGCCATCGGCGCCCCCCTTTTTGAACGCGGTACCCAGCCCCTGGCCCTGACGGAGGCCGGAAAAATCTACCTGCGCCGCCTTATGGAAATCAAGCGCATCGAGGAGGAGATGGACAGGGAACTGAAAGATTACCTGAACGCCGATACTGGCGAACTGACCATAGGCGGCTCCCAGTATTTCAACGCCTATATCCTGCCCACTGTCCTACACCGCTACAATCTTAGCCACCCCGGCATCAGGCTGAACATCCTGGAGGACAATTCCAAGATCATCGACCGCTGGATGGCCGAAAGGACCCTGGATATAGGCTTTCACAGTGCAGAAATTGATACCAGCATATTCCACCGCCAGGCAGTGGCCAAAGATGAAATCCTGCTGGCCATTCCCCGTCCCTTGGTGCCCGACGATGCCCTGTCTGCAGGACTGACTGCTCAGCAGACAGCCGCTGGCCTCACCCGTGAAGCCTGCTCCCCCCTGGCAGATATCTCCCTCTTTTCCGGCCTGCCCTTCCTGCTGCTTTCGGAAAGCAACCAGTTCCGTCAGCGCTGCCTTGCCATCTGCAAGGAAAAAAAACTCCAGCCCACGGTGCGTTTCTGCATCGAACAACTGGAGACTTCCTGGCACTTCGCCCGTCAGGGACTGGGGGCTGCGTTCATTACCAACCTCATGATTGCCCGGGCCATGGATGAAAGCCTGCTGTACTACAAGCTGGACTCCCCCCTGGCCCAAAGAACCTTTCACGCCCTGACCAGGAAACAGGCTTTTATTTCCCGCAGCATGAAAGACTTTATAAGGGCATTCTCTCAAAAATCCTTCAATGTGGGAATAACGAAAGCTGAATAA
- a CDS encoding serine hydrolase: MFTVFTIMQLVEQGKINLDEDVSKYLGFTLYTQKGGC, translated from the coding sequence ATGTTTACCGTATTCACTATCATGCAGCTGGTCGAACAGGGAAAAATCAATCTGGACGAAGATGTGAGCAAATATTTGGGATTCACGCTCTACACACAAAAGGGAGGCTGCTAA
- a CDS encoding peptidoglycan recognition family protein, whose amino-acid sequence MIRKTVLLLLFSLFLMTETFAGELQIIDKPILWSDYREQLMREYAATHYSMEQIYIIPQAVVVHWTASGTWESAYNHFYHEARADGTLNVASHFLVSRDGQIYRLTPETALNRHIIGYNWCAIGIENVGGVNGVEDLTDAQLEANVELIKYLHKKYATISYVFGHYQQDAAKSSGLYIENVPNYRSEKIDPGHIFMTALKSRLQGEGLKFYDD is encoded by the coding sequence ATGATAAGAAAGACAGTACTTCTTCTTTTGTTTTCACTTTTCCTTATGACAGAAACTTTTGCTGGTGAATTGCAGATAATTGATAAACCAATCCTATGGTCTGACTATAGAGAGCAGCTTATGCGTGAGTATGCCGCAACACACTACAGCATGGAACAAATATATATCATCCCCCAAGCTGTAGTTGTGCATTGGACAGCCTCTGGTACCTGGGAATCCGCTTATAATCATTTTTACCATGAGGCGCGCGCTGATGGTACTCTGAATGTTGCCTCCCACTTTCTTGTTTCACGGGATGGACAAATATACAGACTCACACCCGAAACAGCGCTTAACAGGCATATCATAGGCTATAACTGGTGTGCCATCGGCATAGAAAATGTAGGTGGAGTCAATGGCGTGGAGGATTTAACGGACGCGCAACTTGAAGCAAATGTTGAGCTGATTAAATATCTGCATAAAAAATACGCTACAATTTCCTATGTCTTTGGTCACTATCAGCAGGATGCAGCCAAAAGCAGTGGCTTATACATTGAAAATGTACCTAACTATCGTTCAGAAAAAATAGATCCGGGCCATATTTTCATGACTGCTTTGAAAAGTCGCTTGCAAGGTGAAGGCCTTAAATTTTATGATGACTAG
- a CDS encoding MBL fold metallo-hydrolase has translation MKRRTFILGGLGALGMMAGGGALFVNRPEFGRLPQGARLVRMEASPHYVDGQFQNLVPVQVMNEQSGENRFVAMAKFLFGDKSELSPQEPLLSQKTDLHELEPSRDAAVWMGHSTFFLQLGGRRILIDPVFSSYASPLFFINKAFPGSNVYTAEDMPEIDVLAISHDHWDHLDYPTVMALKPKVKHIVCPLGVGEYFEQWGFDLSIIHEEDWEAEIRLAEDFSVHILPSQHFSGRFLQRNPTLWCGMAFVTPAHKVYYSGDGGYGEHFKAIGRKFGGFDLMLGENGQYNMAWHAIHMLPEETAQAAMEVGARMLLPAHGGKFALARHPWQEPYQRLLQASQGKGYKLLTPEIGEAAYLDGEQARPFDEWWERMR, from the coding sequence ATGAAGCGAAGAACATTTATTTTAGGAGGTCTTGGAGCCTTGGGAATGATGGCGGGGGGCGGGGCGCTTTTTGTGAACCGCCCGGAATTTGGCAGGCTGCCACAGGGGGCGCGACTGGTGCGCATGGAGGCCTCGCCACACTATGTGGACGGCCAGTTCCAGAATCTGGTGCCGGTGCAGGTCATGAATGAGCAAAGCGGCGAGAACCGCTTTGTGGCCATGGCAAAATTCCTCTTTGGGGACAAGTCAGAGCTTTCTCCGCAGGAGCCCCTGCTCAGTCAGAAGACGGATTTGCATGAGCTGGAGCCTTCCCGTGATGCTGCAGTGTGGATGGGGCACTCGACCTTCTTTTTGCAGCTGGGAGGCAGGCGCATTCTCATCGACCCGGTGTTTTCCTCCTATGCGTCGCCCTTGTTTTTCATCAACAAGGCGTTTCCGGGCAGCAATGTCTACACGGCAGAGGATATGCCGGAGATAGATGTGCTGGCCATTTCCCATGACCACTGGGATCATCTGGACTATCCCACGGTGATGGCACTGAAGCCAAAGGTAAAGCATATCGTCTGCCCGTTGGGGGTAGGAGAATACTTTGAGCAATGGGGCTTTGACCTTTCTATCATCCATGAGGAAGACTGGGAGGCGGAAATCAGGCTGGCAGAGGATTTCTCCGTCCATATCCTGCCTTCCCAACATTTTTCGGGGCGGTTCCTGCAGCGCAATCCGACCCTGTGGTGCGGCATGGCCTTTGTGACACCTGCGCACAAGGTCTATTATAGCGGCGATGGCGGCTATGGAGAGCATTTCAAGGCCATTGGGCGGAAGTTCGGCGGTTTTGACCTGATGCTGGGGGAAAACGGCCAGTACAATATGGCCTGGCACGCTATCCACATGCTGCCGGAGGAAACGGCCCAGGCGGCAATGGAGGTGGGGGCCAGGATGCTTCTGCCCGCCCACGGCGGCAAGTTTGCGCTGGCCCGCCACCCCTGGCAGGAACCATATCAGAGATTGCTGCAGGCCAGCCAGGGAAAAGGCTATAAGCTGCTGACGCCGGAAATCGGCGAAGCCGCCTACCTGGATGGAGAGCAGGCAAGGCCCTTTGATGAGTGGTGGGAGCGGATGCGCTGA